TACCACGTGTATATGCCATACTCCGATTCTCTCCTCCACTCTTGATCTACAATTTCTCGGCTACGCGCAGCTTGGCTGAACGAGCACGTGAATTTTCGGCCAATTCCGTTTCCGTTGGACTCAACGGTTTTCTGTTAACTAAACGCAGGGTACCCTTGCCGCCGCATACACACAACGGAAAATCGGGTGGACAAGTACATTTTTCCAGATAACTGCTGAAAATCTGTTTACATATCCGATCCTCAAGGGAGTGGAAGGTAATAACAGATACACGTCCTCCTGGTGCCAGACAACGAACAGCCTGATGCAAGCCTTCTTCAAACGCACCCAACTCATCGTTAACGGCAATACGTAAAGCCTGAAAGCTGCGTTTGGCAGGATGTCCACCCGTACGGCGAGCTGCCGCCGGGATGCCTTCCTTGATCAGTTCCACGAGTTCACCTGTCGTCTCAATGGTGGACTGCGCTCGTTTTCCGACGATAACACGGGCGATTCTTCTCGAAAACTTCTCTTCACCATAGCGATACAAAATTCGAGCAATCTCTTCTTCTGGCCACTCATTCACAATCTCTTTGGCCGTCAGCATTGCATCCTGGTCCATTCGCATATCGAGCGGAGCATCGTGATTGTAGCTGAATCCACGTTCTCCTTCATCAAATTGCGGAGATGACACACCCAAATCGTACAAAATACCATCGACCTGTGGTGCACCATCCTTCATTGGTACATCCAGATCCTTAAGTACCTGTTCCAGATCTCGAAAATTGGTTTTCACCAATGTTACACGATCTCCATAGGCAGCGAGCTTCTCGCGCGCATTATCCAAAGCCCAATCATCCTGATCAAGTGCGATCAGACGTCCCCCTGGACCGAGCTTGGACGCAATCACGGAGCTGTGTCCGCCACCGCCTAAAGTGCAGTCCACGTATATACCGTCCTGCTTGATGTTTAATCCCTCTGTTGCCTCTTCTTTGAGTACGGTTATGTGGTGAAACAACCTGCACCCCTCCTGACTTTATAAATCAAAATTAAAATCGACCAGCTTTTCGGCAATGTCGTTGAATGCTTCTTCGGATTGATTGAAATAACTCTCCCATATGCCTTTGCTCCAAATCTCCACCCGGTTCGACACGCCAAGGACAACACAATCCTTGTCCAACTTGGCATACTCTCTTAGATTGCCCGGCAGATTTACCCTGCCCTGTTTGTCCAGTTCACATTCGGTTGCACCCGAGAAAAAAAACCGGGTAAACGCACGTGCATCAGATTTCATCAATGGCAGTGCTTTGAGCTTCTGTTCCATGACCCCCCACTCCTCCATGGGGTACACGAAAAGACACTGGTCCAAACCCCGTGTGACAACGAAAGACGGTCCCAGAGATTCGCGGAATTTAGCCGGAATGATAACCCGACCCTTATCATCAATGCTATGTTGGAACTCCCCCATAAACATTGGCCCACTCACTCCTCACCCGTTTCTCCCACTTTGCCCCACTTTCCACCACCTAAGCATAATAGATTCGCACAAAAAAATCAAAACCCTTCTTGCATTACTTGATTTTTTAATTTTTCAGCATAAAAAAACGTCTTTGATCCTGTCACTCAGGATCAAAGACGCTTCCCTTAAACGGGCAATCGTATGTCTACCCGCACATGAGCCATATCATCAATAAACCATTCTATACCTATTGAATCATTTCATCAGCTTGTAATTATTGGATAGTGCTTAAAATTTCCAGCTATCCAGGTATTTCTCTTGCTCAGCTGACAAGGAGTCGATGCCAATATTCAGGCTTTCAAGTTTATAGCTAGCAACCTGTTGGTCGATATCATAAGGTACATTAACAACGTTTTTACCCAACTCAGCATAGTTCTCACTCACATAACGCAAACCAAGAGCCTGCAGAGCAAACGTCGTGTCCATGATTTCGGCAGGGTGACCATCTGCTGCACCCAGGTTCACAAGACGACCTTCTGCAAGAAGGTACATTTTACGACCATCTTTGAAACGATACTCCTCAATGTTACGGCGAACTGTGCGAATCGATTCCGAACGTTTTGCCAGTTCAGGTTTATTCACTTCAACATCAAAGTGACCTGCATTGCTCAGGATTGCTCCGTCCTTCATCACATCGTAATGCTCACCCGTGATAACATCCTTATTTCCTGTAACTGCGATAAAGAAATCGCCCAATTTGGCGGCTTCCACCATCGTCATGACCCGGAACCCGTCCATGTGTGCCTCTACCGCTTTGATTGGATCGATCTCGGTTACGATCACATTCGCTCCAAGACCTTTGGCGCGCATCGCTACACCTTTACCACACCAGCCATAACCTGCTACCACTACGTTTTTACCAGCGATAACCAAGTTGGTTGTACGAATAATTCCGTCGAATGCAGACTGTCCTGTACCGTAGCGATTATCGAACAGATACTTGCAGTATGCGTCATTAACCGCAACCATTGGAAACTTCAATTGGCCTTCTTTCGCCAATGCTTTCAAACGAATAATACCCGTTGTCGTTTCCTCTGCTCCGCCGCGAATTGTTGCTGCAAGGTCAGGACGCTCGGATGCAATAATGGTTGCAAAGTCTCCACCATCATCAATAATGAGATCGGGCTTCACCTCAAGCGCACGAAGTTGCAGTGATTTGAATTCCGCAGGTTCCGGATTGTACTTGGCATACACTGTAACGCCGTCTTCCACTAATGCTGCGCACACATCATCTTGTGTAGACAACGGGTTGCTGTGCGTAATCGTTACTTCCGCCCCACCCGCTTGGATCACTTTTGCCAAGTAAGCTGTTTTCGCCTCCAGATGAAGACAAATCGCCACCTTTAAACCTTTGAAAGGCAGATCCTGTTCGAACTGGCGACGAATGCGGTTCAGTACCGGCATGTGTGCCTCTACCCAATCAATTTTCAGATGACCCTCTGAAGCGAGTCCCATATCTTTAACAATACTGTTTTGCAACGCAGGTGTAGTCATTCCATATCCTCCTCGTTTATGTGTTTCTTCTATTATAAAGGGCTCTATAGTGCAATAACCTTGTGCTCTCCAAGGAATTCGCTTGAGGCCTTAATCAGTTCATCGATCCACTCGGTGCCATAACGATTCAGGTAAAAGAGTGCATTATGTACTCGTTCCTGTGGTTTGCCCGTTGGAAATAAGGAGTTTTGAATGCCGTTCCAGTGCCTTAGACTCACATTATGTTTATCTTCGATGGCTTTGTGAGTCTGCTGTTTCAGATACTGCATTTGCTCGTTGATTTTACTCAAATTGGTATCGCCAATTCGTTCCAGTCCCGGATGAATCTCCGCGATCTCATCTAGCAATGGTCCATACAGATCAAGAAACGCTTCCTGAACCTTGTCAAACTGTTCATCTACCTGGAACGTCTCCTGTTGTGTGAGCCACTGTTCCTTCTTTTCTTCCATATGATATTGTACATCCTGAAAAGAAAGCCCATATTGTTTCATATGTTTGTGATGAATATCTTCCATAATGGTGAAGGACAACCGCGGCAACAGAATGGGCATTTGCAGTCCGAACTGACAGAATGCTTCACGAGTCAAACCCCAATATGCAATTTCACCTTGCCCCAAAATAACAGCGGCTACAGGCAGCACAGAATCTTGCATTAATGGTCGTGTCAATACATTGTTACTGAAGCGCTCGGGATGTTCTTCCAGTTCTTGGAGCAAACGCTCCTCTGTGAACGAAACCAAACCTTTGCGATCACTATATAAACCGTCCTTCAACAACAAGAGCAGACGCGTACCTTCATGGATGTAGAACAGATTCGCTCCATCCTCCGCTACTTCGGCAGGCATAGCATAACCAGCTTGTTGTACCAGCGAAGCTCCTTGTGTGTATGCGTTGCGCAGCACTTCATTTTTGCGTATCAACCGCTCAAACACGGGCTGCTCCAACCTGCGTAACTCTGGATCGGATGCATCCATTAGAACAAGTCCACTGCTGGCAAACAAGGCAGATATCATGCGGGCAAATGCATCACTCAGATTTGAACTGGATTGATGGATCTCTGTGATACATTTCATCAATCCTGGTTTATGTATCGTATCAGGTAACAGATGTTCCACCTGTTCGATTACATTCATCCACTGCTGCGTATCCACATGAACATTACTCACAGAATCCCTTCCTGCGAATCGTCCTTGTAACTTGACCTTCTTCATATCTCCTTGATGATCAGGTAGATACGTATGGTTAACCTCATCCCAGTCATGGTCTTCACCAGCAATCCAAAATACGGGGACTACCGGGCGTTGAAGTCTTTCTTCCGCTTCACGCGCAGCTGCCACTACGCTGGCGGCTTTGTATATGACGAACAGTGGTCCGGTGAGCAGACCGCTCTGCTGTCCTCCTGTAACCACTAGTGCATCTTGTTCTGCAAGACGTGTGATGGACGCATGAACCTCTCCATGGTCATTCACCCGCTTATTATATATACGTAAATACTCTGCCAGATCACGCCGATCAATACGTGTGTTTTCCGATTGGTCCAGCCATTCGGCACGCGACTGAAGTCCTGATTCCCAGCGAATGTCATACTCGTAAAGGCCACGCGCAGCATCTCTTGAACAGATATAATCTTCTGCAAGTCTTGATCCGCTGCGGAGTGCCTCGGTAATACCGTTCATGAGGTCTGCCTCCTATTCTGCTTCAAAGAGCCTTTCTTGATTGTACCGAATTCAAGGCCGCTTCGTCAAAAGAAAGTGATTAAAATACGAAAAAAACCGCCGAACGAGTCGGCGGCACTTAATACATCAATAATAGCATATCGCTTTAATATTCCTATTATACGTAAGGTTCTGCAACCCAGTGACCTTTGGAAACCTCAATCAATTGAGCATTTTCCAGATT
The window above is part of the Paenibacillus sp. 1781tsa1 genome. Proteins encoded here:
- the rsmH gene encoding 16S rRNA (cytosine(1402)-N(4))-methyltransferase RsmH, whose amino-acid sequence is MFHHITVLKEEATEGLNIKQDGIYVDCTLGGGGHSSVIASKLGPGGRLIALDQDDWALDNAREKLAAYGDRVTLVKTNFRDLEQVLKDLDVPMKDGAPQVDGILYDLGVSSPQFDEGERGFSYNHDAPLDMRMDQDAMLTAKEIVNEWPEEEIARILYRYGEEKFSRRIARVIVGKRAQSTIETTGELVELIKEGIPAAARRTGGHPAKRSFQALRIAVNDELGAFEEGLHQAVRCLAPGGRVSVITFHSLEDRICKQIFSSYLEKCTCPPDFPLCVCGGKGTLRLVNRKPLSPTETELAENSRARSAKLRVAEKL
- the mraZ gene encoding division/cell wall cluster transcriptional repressor MraZ: MFMGEFQHSIDDKGRVIIPAKFRESLGPSFVVTRGLDQCLFVYPMEEWGVMEQKLKALPLMKSDARAFTRFFFSGATECELDKQGRVNLPGNLREYAKLDKDCVVLGVSNRVEIWSKGIWESYFNQSEEAFNDIAEKLVDFNFDL
- a CDS encoding adenosylhomocysteinase codes for the protein MTTPALQNSIVKDMGLASEGHLKIDWVEAHMPVLNRIRRQFEQDLPFKGLKVAICLHLEAKTAYLAKVIQAGGAEVTITHSNPLSTQDDVCAALVEDGVTVYAKYNPEPAEFKSLQLRALEVKPDLIIDDGGDFATIIASERPDLAATIRGGAEETTTGIIRLKALAKEGQLKFPMVAVNDAYCKYLFDNRYGTGQSAFDGIIRTTNLVIAGKNVVVAGYGWCGKGVAMRAKGLGANVIVTEIDPIKAVEAHMDGFRVMTMVEAAKLGDFFIAVTGNKDVITGEHYDVMKDGAILSNAGHFDVEVNKPELAKRSESIRTVRRNIEEYRFKDGRKMYLLAEGRLVNLGAADGHPAEIMDTTFALQALGLRYVSENYAELGKNVVNVPYDIDQQVASYKLESLNIGIDSLSAEQEKYLDSWKF
- the bshC gene encoding bacillithiol biosynthesis cysteine-adding enzyme BshC, which produces MNGITEALRSGSRLAEDYICSRDAARGLYEYDIRWESGLQSRAEWLDQSENTRIDRRDLAEYLRIYNKRVNDHGEVHASITRLAEQDALVVTGGQQSGLLTGPLFVIYKAASVVAAAREAEERLQRPVVPVFWIAGEDHDWDEVNHTYLPDHQGDMKKVKLQGRFAGRDSVSNVHVDTQQWMNVIEQVEHLLPDTIHKPGLMKCITEIHQSSSNLSDAFARMISALFASSGLVLMDASDPELRRLEQPVFERLIRKNEVLRNAYTQGASLVQQAGYAMPAEVAEDGANLFYIHEGTRLLLLLKDGLYSDRKGLVSFTEERLLQELEEHPERFSNNVLTRPLMQDSVLPVAAVILGQGEIAYWGLTREAFCQFGLQMPILLPRLSFTIMEDIHHKHMKQYGLSFQDVQYHMEEKKEQWLTQQETFQVDEQFDKVQEAFLDLYGPLLDEIAEIHPGLERIGDTNLSKINEQMQYLKQQTHKAIEDKHNVSLRHWNGIQNSLFPTGKPQERVHNALFYLNRYGTEWIDELIKASSEFLGEHKVIAL